A genomic window from Chlorobium phaeobacteroides DSM 266 includes:
- a CDS encoding OmpA family protein, whose product MKPLKALLLLLFIVASLPFRDAVAADLPGSKDHPLLKRFAGSEIVAYQAKRFDEYELQTSTFSRYNFATKKREYLKPPLKPEGRLTRIWYEAAGDYGSLEIYRNYLNELRAKGFVILYDSKKDPAAIGWINYLAPFGSMDIQTNRSNYIFFAAEKGGICVASAKKSRPEGDVYVQLIAVEWGKNDPVYKAKRGAYIAVDVVETQPMVQKMVTVSADQMTQAITSTGRVSLYGIYFDTNKSDIKPASSPALVEIAKLMKSQPALKLHVVGHTDNVGGYEFNMGLSKRRADAVVASLVRNHGIAPARLAANGVAYLAPVAPNTTEAGRAKNRRVELVPR is encoded by the coding sequence ATGAAACCACTCAAGGCGTTACTCTTGTTACTGTTTATAGTTGCATCGCTGCCGTTTCGGGATGCCGTTGCTGCGGATTTGCCCGGTTCGAAGGATCATCCTCTGCTGAAGCGGTTTGCCGGATCGGAAATTGTCGCTTACCAGGCCAAGCGGTTTGACGAATACGAGCTGCAGACATCGACCTTCAGCCGCTATAATTTTGCGACAAAAAAACGGGAGTATCTTAAACCCCCGTTGAAGCCCGAAGGGAGGCTTACCCGAATCTGGTACGAGGCTGCCGGAGATTACGGATCGCTCGAAATATACCGGAACTATCTCAATGAGCTCAGGGCAAAGGGTTTCGTTATCCTGTACGACTCCAAAAAAGACCCGGCAGCCATCGGGTGGATCAACTATCTTGCTCCGTTCGGTTCCATGGATATTCAGACCAATCGGAGTAACTACATATTTTTTGCTGCTGAAAAGGGTGGAATCTGTGTCGCAAGCGCAAAAAAAAGCCGCCCGGAAGGCGATGTCTATGTGCAGTTGATAGCCGTAGAGTGGGGGAAGAACGACCCGGTCTACAAGGCAAAACGGGGGGCCTATATCGCGGTTGATGTTGTTGAGACCCAGCCGATGGTTCAGAAAATGGTGACGGTCAGTGCCGATCAGATGACCCAGGCCATAACCTCGACAGGCAGAGTATCGCTTTACGGTATTTATTTTGATACCAACAAATCCGATATCAAGCCGGCTTCTTCGCCGGCGCTGGTTGAAATAGCCAAACTCATGAAAAGTCAGCCCGCACTGAAACTGCATGTGGTCGGTCATACGGATAATGTCGGAGGGTATGAGTTTAACATGGGCCTTTCCAAACGCCGTGCCGACGCCGTCGTAGCCTCGCTGGTAAGGAATCACGGTATTGCGCCGGCCCGCCTTGCGGCTAACGGCGTAGCCTATCTCGCTCCGGTAGCGCCAAATACAACGGAAGCCGGCAGGGCGAAAAACCGGCGTGTTGAACTGGTGCCGAGATAA
- a CDS encoding NYN domain-containing protein → MAIEKSDRLAVLIDADNTQPSIIEGLLAEIAKYGTANVKRIYGDWTSTSLRGWKEILLEHSIQPIQQFGYTKGKNATDSAMIIDAMDLLYTGKFHGFCIVSSDSDFTKLASRIRESGLTVYGFGEKKTPSPFVSACDKFIYTEVLRAKTSENEGIAKKSAAEMKQDTKLVRLLRNAVEASSDESGWAHLATTGSNIAKQSPEFDPRNYGYSKLGELLAATKLFDLEERIIGEGHSKAIYVRDKRKKSDT, encoded by the coding sequence ATGGCCATTGAAAAATCCGACCGTCTGGCAGTGCTTATCGATGCCGATAATACACAGCCCTCGATTATTGAAGGTCTTCTTGCAGAAATCGCAAAATACGGCACAGCAAACGTCAAGCGCATCTATGGCGACTGGACCTCGACGTCGCTGAGGGGGTGGAAGGAAATTCTGCTTGAACACTCCATACAGCCGATTCAGCAGTTCGGGTACACCAAAGGAAAAAATGCAACCGACAGCGCCATGATCATCGATGCCATGGATCTGCTCTATACCGGAAAGTTTCATGGCTTTTGCATCGTGTCGAGCGACAGCGATTTCACAAAGCTTGCATCGCGAATCAGGGAGTCGGGACTGACGGTCTACGGATTCGGTGAGAAAAAAACCCCGTCACCATTCGTTTCGGCCTGCGACAAATTTATTTATACTGAGGTTTTACGTGCCAAAACCAGCGAGAATGAGGGTATAGCGAAAAAATCCGCGGCGGAGATGAAGCAGGATACCAAACTCGTGCGCCTTTTACGAAATGCTGTCGAAGCTTCGTCGGACGAAAGCGGCTGGGCTCATCTTGCAACGACCGGCAGCAATATCGCAAAGCAGTCGCCTGAATTCGATCCGCGCAACTACGGTTACAGTAAACTTGGAGAGCTCCTGGCGGCAACAAAATTATTCGATCTCGAAGAGCGGATTATCGGCGAAGGGCACTCCAAGGCCATCTACGTGCGCGATAAACGAAAAAAGTCCGATACATAA
- a CDS encoding heavy-metal-associated domain-containing protein: MKKEFQVAGMRCSNCELLVKEALEELDGVERACPSHKTGTVAVEYNSEKVSVAALRAVIEQQGFSVNE, translated from the coding sequence ATGAAAAAAGAATTTCAGGTTGCCGGTATGAGGTGTTCGAACTGCGAACTGCTTGTGAAGGAAGCGCTTGAAGAGCTCGACGGCGTCGAACGTGCCTGTCCGTCGCATAAGACGGGAACCGTGGCGGTTGAGTATAATTCCGAAAAGGTCTCCGTTGCGGCTTTGAGAGCAGTTATTGAACAACAGGGATTCAGTGTAAACGAGTGA
- a CDS encoding tetratricopeptide repeat protein: MNGLLKQFRAGKNLFLPLVLLSGLLVLASCNKPSKEISSLQQEVWKNPGDAEASIKLGTAYARNRQYAEADKAFTDALALDPKIEEVYAALGAVAFNQKKYDRALKYFNTYRSFSPDDSLRNYDVGNVYLQMKKYEPAIAAYRKAIANSTAFEEAYYNLGFCYARSGRNDEAVEIYNWLVSKNNYLAVSLKNHLQKTDAVQ, encoded by the coding sequence ATGAATGGTTTATTAAAACAATTCCGGGCAGGGAAAAATCTTTTTCTTCCACTTGTTCTTTTGTCAGGCCTCCTGGTTCTTGCTTCGTGCAACAAGCCCTCAAAGGAGATCAGTTCGCTGCAGCAGGAGGTCTGGAAAAATCCCGGAGATGCTGAAGCCAGCATTAAACTCGGGACGGCTTACGCTCGAAACAGGCAGTACGCTGAAGCCGACAAGGCATTTACCGACGCTCTCGCTCTCGATCCGAAAATTGAAGAGGTCTATGCCGCGCTTGGGGCCGTGGCTTTCAATCAGAAAAAATACGATCGGGCGCTGAAGTATTTCAACACCTACCGATCATTCTCACCTGATGACTCTTTACGAAATTACGATGTCGGCAACGTCTACCTTCAGATGAAAAAATACGAACCGGCAATTGCTGCGTATCGAAAGGCTATTGCCAACAGCACCGCATTCGAAGAGGCATACTATAATCTCGGCTTCTGTTACGCGCGTTCAGGGCGAAACGACGAGGCGGTGGAAATTTATAACTGGCTTGTCAGCAAAAACAATTATCTTGCCGTCTCACTGAAAAACCATCTGCAAAAAACAGATGCCGTGCAGTAG
- a CDS encoding isochorismate synthase encodes MSDKRHTIIADNNPLPLQKAVQSLLREVERLKERTTDRFEESPSGSLLTISQPLLPLDPLDWLNRQHLFPKLYWMNREKSFSVAGIGTADCIEQNTPGTNASSFAELTRTIATKDPDARYFGAFRFNNMEEQSEPWHSFSSYAFVLPLVGITFEQERYVLFCNLWLEPGEAPDIKIRSICDALENMSTTQSDCDSDRNIPALVRISRNPDVQSWTRQCERALRTFEAGDMDKIMLARQTILEFSESFSPLLFLINYPYPKNSTYRFYFEPKKNHAFFSFTPERLYRRDGVTLQTEALAGTSLKENLTGDDNLASEVLLNSEKDIREHKFVKDSIYGELFPVCSEIQMDEQVHVLQLNRLAHLYTRCSATLKPEFSNDSTLLTRLHPTPAVGGVPRDEALRHILDIEPFNRGWYAGPAGWISSNAAEFCVGIRSGVVVEAMTFLYSGAGLVKGSDPVSEWDEIEQKIGDLLTTANGDT; translated from the coding sequence ATGAGTGACAAGCGACATACCATTATTGCTGACAACAACCCGCTTCCTCTGCAAAAGGCCGTTCAAAGCCTTCTGCGCGAGGTTGAACGGTTAAAAGAGAGAACGACAGATCGATTCGAAGAAAGCCCGTCCGGCTCGCTTCTGACCATCAGCCAGCCTCTTCTTCCGCTCGATCCGCTTGACTGGCTTAACCGCCAGCATCTCTTCCCCAAACTGTACTGGATGAACCGCGAAAAAAGTTTTTCGGTCGCAGGAATAGGTACGGCTGATTGCATTGAACAAAACACGCCGGGCACAAACGCATCGAGTTTTGCCGAGCTTACCCGGACAATAGCCACAAAAGATCCCGACGCGCGGTATTTCGGAGCATTCCGGTTCAACAATATGGAGGAACAAAGCGAGCCGTGGCACTCATTCTCCTCCTATGCTTTTGTTCTGCCCCTTGTCGGGATAACGTTTGAACAGGAACGGTACGTACTCTTCTGCAATCTTTGGCTGGAACCGGGGGAGGCGCCTGACATAAAAATCCGGAGCATTTGTGATGCTCTCGAAAACATGTCGACCACGCAGTCGGATTGCGATAGCGACCGAAATATTCCCGCACTGGTGCGTATCTCCCGCAATCCGGATGTACAAAGCTGGACCAGACAGTGCGAACGGGCACTGCGAACATTCGAGGCAGGCGACATGGATAAAATCATGCTGGCCCGACAAACCATTCTTGAATTTTCGGAAAGTTTTTCGCCGCTGCTTTTTCTCATCAACTATCCTTATCCGAAAAACTCGACCTACCGGTTTTACTTTGAGCCGAAAAAAAACCATGCGTTTTTCAGTTTCACTCCTGAACGCCTCTATCGCAGGGATGGCGTCACGTTGCAGACCGAAGCCCTTGCGGGAACCAGTCTGAAAGAGAATCTCACCGGTGACGACAACCTTGCTTCCGAAGTCCTTCTGAACTCCGAAAAAGATATCAGGGAACACAAATTCGTCAAAGACAGCATCTACGGGGAGCTGTTTCCGGTTTGCAGCGAGATTCAGATGGATGAACAGGTCCATGTGCTTCAACTGAACCGTCTGGCTCATCTTTATACCCGATGCAGCGCAACGCTCAAGCCGGAGTTCAGCAATGACAGTACCTTGCTCACCCGCCTCCACCCTACGCCTGCCGTTGGAGGAGTTCCGAGGGATGAGGCGCTTCGGCATATTCTCGATATTGAACCCTTCAACCGCGGGTGGTATGCCGGCCCTGCCGGATGGATAAGCAGCAATGCCGCTGAATTCTGTGTCGGCATCCGATCCGGAGTCGTTGTCGAAGCGATGACCTTTCTCTACTCCGGTGCCGGTCTGGTCAAGGGATCAGACCCCGTCTCGGAATGGGATGAAATCGAGCAGAAAATCGGAGATCTCCTGACCACAGCAAACGGCGATACATGA
- the menD gene encoding 2-succinyl-5-enolpyruvyl-6-hydroxy-3-cyclohexene-1-carboxylic-acid synthase, giving the protein MNNREITSLWSRLIVEELIRQGCGFFCLSPGSRSTPLTVAVARNPMAKWKTFPDERSAGFFALGHARATGKPAILICTSGTAVANYFPSVVEASMDCQPMIILSADRPFELLETGANQTIRQSGMFGSYSRWNFRLPEPSAEIPLQSVLSAIDHAVEKATGNPPGPVHLNVPFREPFEPELSDLKDPWLAPVAHWIDSAEPLRRCSHAENVPHPAVIEKTAELIKASRQPLFIAGKLDSREDAIAVGLLAGSLGIPLYADLSSGLRYSTHCKPWQLAFQSPAFLEHYRPDMVVHFGGQLISRHPGAAIRVSHPGNYLVVKPSANRYAPDHNVTLSIEASPKLFADALLRDLQNVSLPAWKGPVADEFFTFSEEEIEHYCEDDRPVSEISVARIVSRLTGEHDGLFMSNSMPVRDMDLFAAATRQTPTISIAMNRGASGIDGILSTAAGFAEGLQKPVTLVIGDIAFLHDLNALSLLESSSVPLRIIVVNNNGGGIFSFLPIAAEKDVFETHFATPQHYSIASAAATFGVAHASPKTNREFADTCTEAFESNESIVIEITGSREDNVSAHRSLQHTINMLARKFLKKQ; this is encoded by the coding sequence ATGAACAATCGTGAAATAACATCACTGTGGAGCCGACTCATTGTCGAAGAACTCATCCGGCAGGGCTGCGGATTCTTCTGTCTCTCTCCCGGCTCCCGTTCTACCCCGCTTACGGTGGCCGTGGCACGAAATCCGATGGCAAAATGGAAAACATTTCCCGATGAACGTTCTGCGGGGTTTTTCGCACTTGGCCACGCCAGGGCAACCGGTAAACCGGCAATCCTCATCTGTACCTCCGGTACCGCCGTGGCAAACTATTTTCCGTCAGTGGTAGAGGCCTCGATGGACTGCCAGCCCATGATTATTCTTTCGGCTGACAGACCTTTTGAACTGCTCGAAACAGGCGCCAATCAAACGATACGCCAGTCGGGCATGTTCGGCTCATACAGCCGATGGAACTTCCGGTTACCTGAACCCTCTGCGGAGATTCCTCTTCAGTCGGTACTCTCGGCCATCGATCATGCCGTCGAAAAAGCAACGGGAAATCCGCCCGGCCCGGTTCATCTTAATGTGCCCTTCAGGGAGCCGTTCGAACCTGAACTTTCCGATCTTAAAGACCCCTGGCTTGCGCCTGTAGCTCACTGGATCGACTCTGCGGAACCTCTTCGCCGCTGCAGTCATGCCGAGAACGTTCCTCATCCTGCCGTTATCGAAAAGACAGCGGAACTCATCAAGGCATCCCGCCAGCCGCTCTTTATTGCGGGAAAACTTGATTCCCGGGAAGACGCGATTGCCGTCGGGCTCCTTGCCGGTTCGCTCGGTATTCCGCTCTATGCGGATCTGTCGTCCGGGCTGCGTTACAGCACTCACTGCAAACCGTGGCAGCTTGCCTTTCAGTCGCCGGCGTTTCTTGAACACTACCGGCCTGATATGGTGGTTCATTTCGGCGGACAGTTGATATCCCGACACCCTGGCGCCGCCATCCGGGTCAGCCATCCCGGAAACTATCTTGTTGTGAAACCCTCTGCCAACCGTTACGCACCCGACCACAACGTGACGCTGAGCATCGAAGCGTCACCGAAACTCTTTGCTGACGCGCTCCTGCGTGACCTGCAGAACGTGAGTTTGCCTGCATGGAAGGGGCCTGTTGCTGATGAGTTTTTCACCTTCTCAGAGGAGGAAATTGAGCACTACTGCGAGGACGACAGGCCTGTTTCCGAGATTTCAGTCGCGCGGATTGTCTCTCGGCTTACGGGGGAGCATGATGGCCTTTTTATGTCCAACAGCATGCCGGTGAGGGATATGGATCTCTTCGCTGCCGCCACACGCCAGACCCCGACGATCTCCATTGCCATGAACAGAGGCGCAAGCGGTATTGACGGCATTCTTTCAACAGCGGCTGGTTTTGCCGAAGGACTTCAGAAACCGGTAACCCTTGTCATCGGCGATATTGCGTTTCTTCATGACCTCAACGCGCTCTCCCTGCTTGAAAGCAGCTCTGTTCCTCTGCGGATTATAGTCGTGAACAATAACGGCGGCGGCATTTTTTCGTTTTTACCCATTGCTGCAGAGAAGGATGTTTTTGAGACGCATTTTGCCACGCCGCAACATTACAGCATAGCCTCCGCTGCCGCAACCTTCGGGGTTGCCCATGCCTCGCCGAAAACAAACCGGGAGTTTGCCGACACCTGTACAGAGGCATTTGAAAGCAATGAGAGTATCGTTATAGAGATTACGGGAAGCCGTGAGGATAATGTCAGCGCACACCGCTCTTTGCAGCATACTATCAATATGCTGGCCCGAAAATTTCTGAAAAAACAGTAA
- the menH gene encoding 2-succinyl-6-hydroxy-2,4-cyclohexadiene-1-carboxylate synthase has product MHVSPKDTIHAEIIGDRTLPRIVFLHGFLGSKEEWRSLALSIENRYSSLIVDLPGHGEAPSLEVAARTGFFERTAEALAQIISVEASPPCFLVGYSMGGRLALFLALRFPELFSKVIILSASPGLQTLGERSRRQKQDDQIARKIEKNFEGFLRFWYEQPLFFSLKNHPRFRETEQKRQQNNPGELALALRLLGTGVQPSLWDELADNRIPIAFFAGEKDPKFVEIGMQMVKLCPSSNLEIFADCGHALHIENREEFTSRLKVFFKQ; this is encoded by the coding sequence ATGCATGTTTCACCGAAGGATACCATTCACGCAGAAATAATCGGCGACAGAACCCTTCCCCGGATTGTTTTTCTTCACGGCTTTCTCGGATCGAAAGAGGAGTGGCGATCTCTTGCTCTCTCGATTGAAAACCGCTATTCGAGCCTTATCGTTGATCTTCCGGGACACGGAGAGGCCCCGTCTCTGGAGGTTGCCGCCCGGACCGGATTTTTCGAACGTACGGCAGAAGCTCTCGCGCAGATCATTTCCGTTGAGGCATCGCCACCCTGCTTTCTTGTCGGCTATTCGATGGGCGGACGTCTTGCGCTTTTTCTTGCACTCCGCTTTCCCGAACTGTTTTCGAAAGTCATCATTCTGTCCGCTTCCCCTGGTCTTCAAACCTTAGGCGAACGATCCCGGCGACAAAAACAGGATGATCAGATCGCCCGAAAAATCGAAAAGAATTTTGAAGGATTTCTCCGGTTCTGGTATGAACAGCCTCTTTTCTTTTCGCTGAAGAACCATCCCCGATTCAGGGAAACGGAGCAAAAAAGACAACAAAACAATCCTGGCGAACTCGCGCTTGCGCTCAGACTCCTTGGCACCGGAGTTCAGCCCTCGTTATGGGACGAACTGGCAGATAATCGCATACCTATAGCGTTTTTTGCAGGAGAAAAAGACCCGAAGTTCGTTGAGATTGGAATGCAAATGGTTAAATTATGCCCATCTTCAAATCTGGAGATCTTTGCCGATTGCGGCCACGCCCTGCATATTGAAAACAGGGAGGAGTTTACCAGCCGCCTGAAGGTTTTTTTCAAACAGTAA
- the menB gene encoding 1,4-dihydroxy-2-naphthoyl-CoA synthase has protein sequence MGTISWIPAAEFTDILYHKADGIAKITINRPEVRNAFRPQTVEEMIKALSDARNDEKIGVVILTGAGDLAFCSGGDQKIRGYAGYADAKGVNRLNVLDFQRDIRTCPKPVIAMVAGYAIGGGHVLHMLCDLTIAADNAIFGQTGPKVGSFDGGWGASYMARLVGQKKAREIWYLCRQYNAADALAMGLVNTVVPLARLEEETVQWCREILENSPLAIRCLKSALNADCDGQAGLQELAGNATMLYYMSEEAQEGKNAFVEKRKPDFTKFPKRP, from the coding sequence ATGGGCACAATCTCATGGATACCTGCCGCTGAATTTACCGATATTCTCTATCACAAGGCCGACGGGATTGCTAAAATAACCATCAATCGCCCGGAAGTCCGCAACGCGTTCCGGCCGCAAACCGTCGAAGAGATGATCAAGGCTCTTTCGGATGCAAGAAATGACGAGAAAATCGGCGTCGTGATTCTTACCGGTGCCGGCGACCTTGCGTTCTGCTCAGGGGGCGACCAGAAAATCCGCGGATATGCCGGCTATGCTGATGCCAAAGGGGTAAACCGGCTCAATGTGCTTGATTTCCAGCGCGATATCAGAACCTGTCCCAAACCGGTCATTGCCATGGTAGCAGGCTATGCGATCGGAGGCGGCCATGTGCTCCACATGCTGTGCGATCTTACCATTGCCGCCGACAACGCCATTTTCGGTCAGACCGGGCCGAAAGTAGGCTCTTTTGACGGAGGCTGGGGCGCAAGCTACATGGCCAGACTTGTAGGTCAGAAAAAGGCCAGGGAGATCTGGTATCTCTGCCGCCAGTACAATGCTGCCGACGCTCTTGCCATGGGACTGGTCAATACCGTTGTTCCGCTTGCCCGGCTTGAAGAAGAGACCGTTCAGTGGTGCCGCGAAATTCTCGAAAATTCCCCTCTGGCCATCCGCTGCCTGAAATCGGCCCTCAATGCGGATTGCGATGGACAGGCCGGCCTGCAGGAGCTTGCCGGAAACGCCACCATGCTCTACTATATGAGCGAAGAGGCTCAGGAGGGAAAAAATGCATTCGTCGAAAAAAGAAAGCCTGATTTCACTAAATTCCCGAAACGCCCTTGA
- the menC gene encoding o-succinylbenzoate synthase — MNASFLHLYRYSIPFNEPVTVRNHRLLNREGIIIALKSSDGAMISYGEIAPLPGLHEETLHMAEHQFMEYIYNHKLSTIDLLPEGLFPSVKTGIEIALFNFKAVNSGIPPFFSSPSPSASRVPINALLAGERESIIVRAETLYNLGYRTFKLKVTPKNAEQTLGVIRELSLKFGETVALRLDANQSFSLDEAVEFSKNIIRDNISYIEEPLTDPILIGEFHARTAVRSALDETLWQQPYLMRSFPPGALKALVLKPNRLGGIVETLRLAQYARENNLLAVLSSAFESGISLSFYAWLAAHTSTEPAASGLDTGRYLEYDLLDLPFGSSSDTLTPQELYWNGHKVATSHLKPSSIWTL, encoded by the coding sequence TTGAATGCGTCATTTTTACACCTTTACCGGTATAGCATCCCTTTCAATGAGCCGGTTACCGTAAGAAACCATCGGCTTCTGAACAGAGAGGGGATAATTATCGCATTGAAGTCAAGCGACGGCGCGATGATTTCCTATGGCGAAATCGCGCCGTTGCCAGGCCTGCATGAAGAGACGCTGCATATGGCTGAACATCAGTTTATGGAGTACATTTACAACCATAAGCTCAGCACGATCGACCTCCTCCCCGAAGGGCTCTTCCCTTCCGTAAAAACCGGCATTGAAATCGCGCTTTTCAACTTCAAGGCCGTCAATTCAGGTATTCCGCCGTTTTTTTCTTCCCCCTCTCCGTCGGCAAGTCGGGTTCCGATCAACGCCCTGCTGGCCGGCGAGCGCGAATCGATCATAGTCCGGGCAGAGACCCTCTATAACCTCGGCTACCGGACGTTCAAACTCAAGGTAACGCCGAAAAACGCCGAACAGACTCTTGGTGTCATCAGGGAATTATCGCTGAAGTTCGGAGAAACCGTTGCGTTGCGCCTTGACGCAAACCAGTCGTTTTCGCTCGATGAAGCGGTCGAGTTCAGCAAAAACATCATCAGGGACAATATCTCCTATATCGAAGAACCCTTGACGGATCCGATACTCATCGGGGAGTTTCATGCCAGAACAGCAGTGCGCTCGGCACTTGATGAAACGCTCTGGCAGCAACCGTACCTGATGCGTTCGTTTCCCCCCGGCGCGTTGAAGGCTCTTGTTCTTAAACCAAACCGCCTTGGCGGAATAGTCGAAACGCTCCGTTTAGCGCAGTATGCACGGGAAAACAACCTGCTTGCCGTTCTGAGTTCCGCATTCGAAAGCGGTATAAGTCTGAGTTTTTATGCATGGCTTGCCGCGCACACCAGCACGGAACCTGCTGCCTCGGGACTCGATACCGGACGTTATCTCGAGTATGATCTGCTCGATCTCCCTTTCGGAAGTTCATCCGACACGCTCACGCCTCAGGAACTCTACTGGAATGGCCACAAGGTCGCAACCTCGCACCTCAAGCCTTCATCAATATGGACATTATAA